A genome region from Ctenopharyngodon idella isolate HZGC_01 chromosome 5, HZGC01, whole genome shotgun sequence includes the following:
- the tnksb gene encoding tankyrase, TRF1-interacting ankyrin-related ADP-ribose polymerase b isoform X3 translates to MAVSRRSSQHQQSSLQPSPRNAVIASPPPESPSAIIPESTSLLSPSSTGAAECGGATMESAAASSSSASSPDRPSPATAVAAAASSAAGSSSCSSISSSATAGSQSPGSGATSPGEGVCGAGGAFRELFEACRNGDVSRVKRLVDSVNVNAKDMAGRKSTPLHFAAGFGRKDVVEHLLQTGANVHSRDDGGLIPLHNACSFGHAEVVSLLLCSGADPNARDNWNYTPLHEAAIKGKIDVCIVLLQHGADPNIRNTDGKSALDLADPSAKTVLTGEYKKDELLEAARSGNEEKLMALLTPLNVNCHASDGRKSTSQKMLSTPLHLAAGYNRVRIVQLLLQYGADVHAKDKGFLPPAVPNPYRTPTSKPSGLVPLHNACSYGHYEVTELLLKHGACVNAMDLWQFTPLHEAASKNRVEVCSLLLSHGADPTLLNCHGKSAVDVAPTPELKERLTYEFKGHTLLQAAREADMAKVKKTAQEIISFKHPHSHDSALHCAVASPHPKRKQVTELLLRKGANIHEKNKDFMTPFHVAAERGHNDVLEVLQKHGAKVNAVDTLGQTALHRAALAGHIQTCRLLLSYGADPSIISLQGFTASQMGNEAIQQILNENIPPRNSDVDYRFLEAAKAGDLDTVKQLCSPQNVNCRDLEGRHSTPLHFAAGYNRVAVVEYLLHHGADVHAKDKGGLVPLHNACSYGHYEVAELLVRHGASVNVADLWKFTPLHEAAAKGKYEICKLLLKHGADPSKKNRDGNMALDMVKDGDTDIQDLLRGDAALLDAAKKGCLARVQKLCSPENINCRDTQGRNSTPLHLAAGYNNLEVAEYLLEHGADVNAQDKGGLIPLHNAASYGHVDIAALLIKYNTCVNATDKWAFTPLHEAAQKGRTQLCALLLAHGADPTMKNQEGQTALDLATADDIRALLMDAMPPDALPSCFKPQATVLSAALISPASTPSCLSAASSIDNLAGPLCDGASGGATGPADGASGTERKEGDAVLDMNISQFLKSLGLEHLRDIFEREQITLDVLADMGHEELKEIGINAYGHRHKLIKGIERLLGGQQGANPYLTFHCTNQGTVLIDLAVDDKEFQSVEEEMQSTIREHRDGGNAGGVFSRYNVIKIQKVVNKKLRERYTHRQKEIADENHNHHNERMLFHGSPFINAIIHKGFDERHAYIGGMFGAGIYFAENSSKSNQYVYGIGGGTGCPTHKDRSCYVCHRQMLFCRVTLGKSFLQFSAMKMAHAPPGHHSVIGRPSVNGLAYAEYVIYRGEQAYPEYLITYQILKPDSTPQSSTGAEQKS, encoded by the exons ATGGCGGTGTCCCGTCGATCCTCACAGCACCAACAAAGCAGCCTGCAGCCGTCTCCGCGGAATGCCGTGATCGCGTCCCCCCCTCCTGAATCGCCGTCCGCGATTATTCCCGAATCGACGAGTTTATTGAGCCCCTCGTCCACTGGCGCAGCGGAATGCGGTGGAGCGACGATGGAGTCCGCAGcggcctcctcctcctccgccTCTTCCCCGGACCGGCCCTCCCCAGCAACAGCAGTGGCCGCCGCAGCGTCGTCAGCAGCCGGGAGCTCCAGCTGCAGCAGCATTAGTTCAAGCGCGACCGCAGGCAGCCAGAGCCCCGGCTCAGGAGCGACCAGTCCCGGTGAAGGAGTGTGCGGTGCTGGCGGGGCGTTCAGAGAGCTATTTGAGGCCTGTCGGAACGGAGATGTGTCGCGGGTGAAGAGGCTGGTGGACTCGGTGAATGTGAACGCCAAAGACATGGCCGGACGAAAATCAACCCCTCTGCATTTCGCTGCAG GCTTTGGCAGAAAGGATGTGGTCGAGCATCTCCTGCAAACCGGAGCAAATGTCCATTCCCGCGACGACGGTGGTCTGATCCCGCTCCATAACGCCTGCTCGTTCGGGCATGCAGAGGTGGTCAGCCTGCTGCTGTGTAGCGGCGCGGACCCCAACGCACGAGATAACTGGAACTACACACCTCTACACGAGGCTGCCATCAAGGGCAAAATAGACGTGTGCATTG TGTTGCTCCAGCACGGTGCTGATCCAAACATTAGAAACACTGACGGCAAATCAGCTCTGGACCTGGCAGACCCTTCTGCTAAGACCGTCCTCACTG GTGAATATAAGAAGGATGAACTGTTGGAGGCAGCGAG GAGCGGAAACGAGGAAAAGCTGATGGCGCTTTTGACCCCACTTAACGTCAACTGTCATGCCAGCGATGGACGCAAG TCAACATCACAAAAAATGCTG TCCACCCCTCTTCACCTGGCCGCTGGATATAATCGTGTGCGTATAGTGCAGCTACTGCTGCAGTACGGCGCTGACGTCCATGCCAAAGACAAAGG ttttctcccccctgctgtaccgaacccgtaccgaactccgacttcaaaaccgag tggtCTGGTTCCTCTGCATAATGCCTGCTCTTATGGTCACTACGAGGTCACAGAGCTCCTGTTGAAG CATGGGGCGTGCGTTAACGCCATGGACTTGTGGCAGTTCACCCCGCTGCACGAGGCGGCCAGTAAGAATCGAGTGGAGGTGTGTTCACTGCTACTGAGTCACGGCGCCGATCCCACACTGCTCAACTGCCACGGCAAGAGCGCGGTGGATGTGGCGCCCACACCTGAGCTTAAAGAGAGACTCACCT ATGAGTTTAAAGGACATACGCTTTTGCAAGCGGCCCGCGAGGCAGACATGGCAAAGGTCAAGAAAACGGCTCAAGAGATCATCAGCTTCAAACACCCTCACTCCCACGACTCTGCTTTG CACTGCGCTGTAGCCTCTCCTCATCCCAAACGCAAACAGGTCACAGAGCTGCTGCTACGGAAAGGTGCCAACATTCATGAGAAGAACAAGGA TTTTATGACTCCGTTCCATGTAGCGGCTGAGCGGGGTCATAATGATGTGCTTGAAGTCCTGCAGAAACATGGAGCAAAG gtgaATGCTGTGGACACACTGGGACAGACAGCTCTGCACAGGGCGGCACTTGCTGGCCACATCCAGACTTGCAGACTATTGCTGAGTTACGGAGCCGACCCGTCAATCATTTCACTGCAGGGCTTCACCGCCTCACAGATGGGCAATGAAGCCATTCAACAGATACTAAATG AGAACATTCCTCCCCGTAATTCGGATGTGGATTACCGCTTTCTTGAGGCTGCTAAAGCCGGAGACCTTGACACAGTGAAG CAACTGTGCTCCCCTCAAAACGTGAACTGTCGTGATCTGGAGGGCCGTCACTCCACCCCGCTGCATTTTGCTGCAGGCTACAACCGCGTGGCTGTGGTGGAATACCTGCTGCATCATGGGGCCGATGTGCACGCTAAAGATAAAGG TGGTCTGGTTCCTTTGCACAACGCATGTTCGTATGGTCACTATGAGGTGGCAGAGCTGCTGGTGAGACATGGAGCGTCTGTGAATGTGGCAGACCTTTGGAAGTTCACACCACTGCATGAAGCTGCAGCCAAGGGCAAATATGAGATCTGCAAACTACTGCTCAAG CACGGCGCTGACCCATCTAAGAAGAACCGCGATGGCAACATGGCTCTGGACATGGTGAAGGACGGAGACACGGACATCCAGGACCTGCTGCGTGGAGACGCCGCCTTGCTGGATGCCGCCAAGAAGGGCTGTCTGGCTCGAGTGCAGAAACTCTGCAGCCCTGAAAACATCAACTGCAGAGACACACAGGGCAGGAACTCCACACCACTGCACCTTGCAG CTGGTTATAATAACCTGGAGGTGGCCGAGTATCTCCTGGAGCACGGAGCTGATGTGAACGCTCAGGATAAAGGAGGACTGATCCCTCTGCATAATGCTGCTTCATATGGG CATGTGGATATCGCTGCCCTCCTGATCAAGTATAACACGTGCGTAAATGCGACGGATAAGTGGGCGTTCACTCCGCTGCATGAGGCTGCACAGAAGGGCCGCACACAGCTGTGTGCACTGCTGCTGGCACACGGCGCTGACCCAACCATGAAGAACCAGGAGGGACAGACAGCTCTGGACCTGGCCACG GCCGATGACATTCGTGCATTGCTGATGGACGCAATGCCTCCTGATGCCCTTCCCAGCTGTTTCAAACCGCAGGCCACCGTACTCAGCGCTGCTCTGATATCACCCGCCTCCACGCCCTCCTGCCTCTCCGCTGCCTCCAGCATCGATAACCTGGCCGGGCCCCTCTGCGACGGGGCCAGTGGAGGGGCTACAGGACCCGCTGATGGAGCCTCCGGAACTGAGCGGAAGGAAGGAGATG CTGTCCTAGATATGAACATCTCACAATTCCTGAAGAGTCTGGGGCTTGAACATTTGAGGGACATCTTTGAGAGAGAACAG ATTACTCTGGACGTGTTGGCTGATATGGGTCACGAGGAGCTCAAAGAGATCGGCATCAATGCTTACGGACACCGTCATAAACTCATCAAAGGCATTGAGAGGCTGCTGGGAGGACAGCAGG GTGCCAACCCATACCTGACCTTCCACTGCACCAATCAGGGCACAGTATTGATTGACTTGGCTGTGGATGATAAAGAGTTTCAGTCCGTTGAGGAAGAG ATGCAAAGCACAATTCGGGAGCACAGGGATGGAGGAAACGCGGGTGGCGTTTTCAGTCGATATAATGTCATCAAG ATCCAGAAGGTGGTGAATAAGAAGCTGAGAGAGCGATATACACACAGGCAGAAAGAGATTGCGGACGAGAATCACAATCACCACAATGAGCGAATGCTGTTTCACG gatcTCCGTTCATAAATGCCATCATCCATAAAGGATTCGATGAGCGTCATGCATATATTGGTGGCATGTTTGGAGCTGGCATATATTTTGCAGAGAACTCCTCTAAGAGTAACCAGTATGTCTATGGCATTGGTGGCGGCACTGGCTGCCCCACTCACAAAGACCGTTCCTGTTACGTGTGCCACAG GCAAATGTTGTTCTGTCGTGTGACATTGGGAAAGTCCTTTCTGCAGTTCAGCGCCATGAAGATGGCCCACGCTCCCCCTGGGCATCACTCTGTGATCGGCCGTCCCAGTGTCAACGGCCTGGCCTACGCGGAGTATGTGATCTACCGCGGAGAACAG gcCTACCCAGAGTATCTCATCACTTATCAGATATTAAAGCCGGACAGCACGCCTCAGTCCTCCACAGGAGCAGAGCAGAAGTCATAG
- the tnksb gene encoding tankyrase, TRF1-interacting ankyrin-related ADP-ribose polymerase b isoform X7 → MAVSRRSSQHQQSSLQPSPRNAVIASPPPESPSAIIPESTSLLSPSSTGAAECGGATMESAAASSSSASSPDRPSPATAVAAAASSAAGSSSCSSISSSATAGSQSPGSGATSPGEGVCGAGGAFRELFEACRNGDVSRVKRLVDSVNVNAKDMAGRKSTPLHFAAGFGRKDVVEHLLQTGANVHSRDDGGLIPLHNACSFGHAEVVSLLLCSGADPNARDNWNYTPLHEAAIKGKIDVCIVLLQHGADPNIRNTDGKSALDLADPSAKTVLTGEYKKDELLEAARSGNEEKLMALLTPLNVNCHASDGRKSTPLHLAAGYNRVRIVQLLLQYGADVHAKDKGGLVPLHNACSYGHYEVTELLLKHGACVNAMDLWQFTPLHEAASKNRVEVCSLLLSHGADPTLLNCHGKSAVDVAPTPELKERLTYEFKGHTLLQAAREADMAKVKKTAQEIISFKHPHSHDSALHCAVASPHPKRKQVTELLLRKGANIHEKNKDFMTPFHVAAERGHNDVLEVLQKHGAKVNAVDTLGQTALHRAALAGHIQTCRLLLSYGADPSIISLQGFTASQMGNEAIQQILNENIPPRNSDVDYRFLEAAKAGDLDTVKQLCSPQNVNCRDLEGRHSTPLHFAAGYNRVAVVEYLLHHGADVHAKDKGGLVPLHNACSYGHYEVAELLVRHGASVNVADLWKFTPLHEAAAKGKYEICKLLLKHGADPSKKNRDGNMALDMVKDGDTDIQDLLRGDAALLDAAKKGCLARVQKLCSPENINCRDTQGRNSTPLHLAAGYNNLEVAEYLLEHGADVNAQDKGGLIPLHNAASYGHVDIAALLIKYNTCVNATDKWAFTPLHEAAQKGRTQLCALLLAHGADPTMKNQEGQTALDLATADDIRALLMDAMPPDALPSCFKPQATVLSAALISPASTPSCLSAASSIDNLAGPLCDGASGGATGPADGASGTERKEGDAVLDMNISQFLKSLGLEHLRDIFEREQITLDVLADMGHEELKEIGINAYGHRHKLIKGIERLLGGQQGANPYLTFHCTNQGTVLIDLAVDDKEFQSVEEEMQSTIREHRDGGNAGGVFSRYNVIKIQKVVNKKLRERYTHRQKEIADENHNHHNERMLFHGSPFINAIIHKGFDERHAYIGGMFGAGIYFAENSSKSNQYVYGIGGGTGCPTHKDRSCYVCHRQMLFCRVTLGKSFLQFSAMKMAHAPPGHHSVIGRPSVNGLAYAEYVIYRGEQAYPEYLITYQILKPDSTPQSSTGAEQKS, encoded by the exons ATGGCGGTGTCCCGTCGATCCTCACAGCACCAACAAAGCAGCCTGCAGCCGTCTCCGCGGAATGCCGTGATCGCGTCCCCCCCTCCTGAATCGCCGTCCGCGATTATTCCCGAATCGACGAGTTTATTGAGCCCCTCGTCCACTGGCGCAGCGGAATGCGGTGGAGCGACGATGGAGTCCGCAGcggcctcctcctcctccgccTCTTCCCCGGACCGGCCCTCCCCAGCAACAGCAGTGGCCGCCGCAGCGTCGTCAGCAGCCGGGAGCTCCAGCTGCAGCAGCATTAGTTCAAGCGCGACCGCAGGCAGCCAGAGCCCCGGCTCAGGAGCGACCAGTCCCGGTGAAGGAGTGTGCGGTGCTGGCGGGGCGTTCAGAGAGCTATTTGAGGCCTGTCGGAACGGAGATGTGTCGCGGGTGAAGAGGCTGGTGGACTCGGTGAATGTGAACGCCAAAGACATGGCCGGACGAAAATCAACCCCTCTGCATTTCGCTGCAG GCTTTGGCAGAAAGGATGTGGTCGAGCATCTCCTGCAAACCGGAGCAAATGTCCATTCCCGCGACGACGGTGGTCTGATCCCGCTCCATAACGCCTGCTCGTTCGGGCATGCAGAGGTGGTCAGCCTGCTGCTGTGTAGCGGCGCGGACCCCAACGCACGAGATAACTGGAACTACACACCTCTACACGAGGCTGCCATCAAGGGCAAAATAGACGTGTGCATTG TGTTGCTCCAGCACGGTGCTGATCCAAACATTAGAAACACTGACGGCAAATCAGCTCTGGACCTGGCAGACCCTTCTGCTAAGACCGTCCTCACTG GTGAATATAAGAAGGATGAACTGTTGGAGGCAGCGAG GAGCGGAAACGAGGAAAAGCTGATGGCGCTTTTGACCCCACTTAACGTCAACTGTCATGCCAGCGATGGACGCAAG TCCACCCCTCTTCACCTGGCCGCTGGATATAATCGTGTGCGTATAGTGCAGCTACTGCTGCAGTACGGCGCTGACGTCCATGCCAAAGACAAAGG tggtCTGGTTCCTCTGCATAATGCCTGCTCTTATGGTCACTACGAGGTCACAGAGCTCCTGTTGAAG CATGGGGCGTGCGTTAACGCCATGGACTTGTGGCAGTTCACCCCGCTGCACGAGGCGGCCAGTAAGAATCGAGTGGAGGTGTGTTCACTGCTACTGAGTCACGGCGCCGATCCCACACTGCTCAACTGCCACGGCAAGAGCGCGGTGGATGTGGCGCCCACACCTGAGCTTAAAGAGAGACTCACCT ATGAGTTTAAAGGACATACGCTTTTGCAAGCGGCCCGCGAGGCAGACATGGCAAAGGTCAAGAAAACGGCTCAAGAGATCATCAGCTTCAAACACCCTCACTCCCACGACTCTGCTTTG CACTGCGCTGTAGCCTCTCCTCATCCCAAACGCAAACAGGTCACAGAGCTGCTGCTACGGAAAGGTGCCAACATTCATGAGAAGAACAAGGA TTTTATGACTCCGTTCCATGTAGCGGCTGAGCGGGGTCATAATGATGTGCTTGAAGTCCTGCAGAAACATGGAGCAAAG gtgaATGCTGTGGACACACTGGGACAGACAGCTCTGCACAGGGCGGCACTTGCTGGCCACATCCAGACTTGCAGACTATTGCTGAGTTACGGAGCCGACCCGTCAATCATTTCACTGCAGGGCTTCACCGCCTCACAGATGGGCAATGAAGCCATTCAACAGATACTAAATG AGAACATTCCTCCCCGTAATTCGGATGTGGATTACCGCTTTCTTGAGGCTGCTAAAGCCGGAGACCTTGACACAGTGAAG CAACTGTGCTCCCCTCAAAACGTGAACTGTCGTGATCTGGAGGGCCGTCACTCCACCCCGCTGCATTTTGCTGCAGGCTACAACCGCGTGGCTGTGGTGGAATACCTGCTGCATCATGGGGCCGATGTGCACGCTAAAGATAAAGG TGGTCTGGTTCCTTTGCACAACGCATGTTCGTATGGTCACTATGAGGTGGCAGAGCTGCTGGTGAGACATGGAGCGTCTGTGAATGTGGCAGACCTTTGGAAGTTCACACCACTGCATGAAGCTGCAGCCAAGGGCAAATATGAGATCTGCAAACTACTGCTCAAG CACGGCGCTGACCCATCTAAGAAGAACCGCGATGGCAACATGGCTCTGGACATGGTGAAGGACGGAGACACGGACATCCAGGACCTGCTGCGTGGAGACGCCGCCTTGCTGGATGCCGCCAAGAAGGGCTGTCTGGCTCGAGTGCAGAAACTCTGCAGCCCTGAAAACATCAACTGCAGAGACACACAGGGCAGGAACTCCACACCACTGCACCTTGCAG CTGGTTATAATAACCTGGAGGTGGCCGAGTATCTCCTGGAGCACGGAGCTGATGTGAACGCTCAGGATAAAGGAGGACTGATCCCTCTGCATAATGCTGCTTCATATGGG CATGTGGATATCGCTGCCCTCCTGATCAAGTATAACACGTGCGTAAATGCGACGGATAAGTGGGCGTTCACTCCGCTGCATGAGGCTGCACAGAAGGGCCGCACACAGCTGTGTGCACTGCTGCTGGCACACGGCGCTGACCCAACCATGAAGAACCAGGAGGGACAGACAGCTCTGGACCTGGCCACG GCCGATGACATTCGTGCATTGCTGATGGACGCAATGCCTCCTGATGCCCTTCCCAGCTGTTTCAAACCGCAGGCCACCGTACTCAGCGCTGCTCTGATATCACCCGCCTCCACGCCCTCCTGCCTCTCCGCTGCCTCCAGCATCGATAACCTGGCCGGGCCCCTCTGCGACGGGGCCAGTGGAGGGGCTACAGGACCCGCTGATGGAGCCTCCGGAACTGAGCGGAAGGAAGGAGATG CTGTCCTAGATATGAACATCTCACAATTCCTGAAGAGTCTGGGGCTTGAACATTTGAGGGACATCTTTGAGAGAGAACAG ATTACTCTGGACGTGTTGGCTGATATGGGTCACGAGGAGCTCAAAGAGATCGGCATCAATGCTTACGGACACCGTCATAAACTCATCAAAGGCATTGAGAGGCTGCTGGGAGGACAGCAGG GTGCCAACCCATACCTGACCTTCCACTGCACCAATCAGGGCACAGTATTGATTGACTTGGCTGTGGATGATAAAGAGTTTCAGTCCGTTGAGGAAGAG ATGCAAAGCACAATTCGGGAGCACAGGGATGGAGGAAACGCGGGTGGCGTTTTCAGTCGATATAATGTCATCAAG ATCCAGAAGGTGGTGAATAAGAAGCTGAGAGAGCGATATACACACAGGCAGAAAGAGATTGCGGACGAGAATCACAATCACCACAATGAGCGAATGCTGTTTCACG gatcTCCGTTCATAAATGCCATCATCCATAAAGGATTCGATGAGCGTCATGCATATATTGGTGGCATGTTTGGAGCTGGCATATATTTTGCAGAGAACTCCTCTAAGAGTAACCAGTATGTCTATGGCATTGGTGGCGGCACTGGCTGCCCCACTCACAAAGACCGTTCCTGTTACGTGTGCCACAG GCAAATGTTGTTCTGTCGTGTGACATTGGGAAAGTCCTTTCTGCAGTTCAGCGCCATGAAGATGGCCCACGCTCCCCCTGGGCATCACTCTGTGATCGGCCGTCCCAGTGTCAACGGCCTGGCCTACGCGGAGTATGTGATCTACCGCGGAGAACAG gcCTACCCAGAGTATCTCATCACTTATCAGATATTAAAGCCGGACAGCACGCCTCAGTCCTCCACAGGAGCAGAGCAGAAGTCATAG